TGCCGAGCGACAAGCTCGTCGAGTACGTGATGGAGATCTCCCCGCAGTGCATGATCATCCCCGCGCACGTGTGGACGCCCTGGTTCTCGTTGTACGGGAGCAACTCGGGGTTCGATTCGCTCGCGGAGTGCTTCGGGGACCAGGCCAAGCACATCGCCGCGGCGGAGACGGGGCTCAGCAGCGATCCGCCGATGAACTGGCGGCTCTCGGAGCTCGACAGCGTCACGCTGGTCAGCAACTCCGACGCGCACTCCCCCGCGAAGCTCGGTCGCGAAGCCAACGTGCTTGACTGCGAGATGGACTACGCCGAGATCCTGCGGATCCTGCGCGAGCGCGACCGGTCCAAGTTCCTGTTCACGATCGAGTTCTTCCCGGAGGAAGGGAAGTACCATTTCGACGGTCACCGATCGTGCCAGCGCCGGTTGTCGCCGCAGGAGACGACAGCGGCGAAGGGACGGTGCCCCTCGTGCGGGCGCCCGGTCACAGTCGGTGTGATGTCGCGCGTGGAGGCGATCGCGGACCGCGCCCCGGGCGGCGGCGCCCAGGACCGCGTGCCGTTTCGAAACCTCATCCCGCTCGAGGAGATCATCGCCGAGGCCCTTGGGTCGCAACCCGGCACGGGCGGCGTGCGGGAAGAGTACTTTCGGTTGGTGCACGAGCTCGGCAGTGAGTTCGGCGTGCTCCTGGACGTGCCGCTCGAGGAAGTCGCACGGCACGCCCGCCCGCGGATCGTGGACGGGCTGCGTCGCGTGCGCGAGGGGCGCGTCGTGATTCGCCCGGGCTACGACGGAGTGTTCGGTGAAATCCACATCTTCGAAGGCGCCGACGAGGAGTCCCGCGTCGAACAGCCGGCGCAAACCAGCCTCTTCTAGCCCGGCGCCGGGCCACCCGCGTCCGCCGGCTCCGCGGATCGCCCGGGGCCACCCTGCCGTCGTGCTCCACCCCGACCGCGATGCGCGCATCCGCGCGGGCCACCTGTGGGTGTACCGTACGGACATCGCGCGTCTCGAGGGGGC
This is a stretch of genomic DNA from bacterium. It encodes these proteins:
- a CDS encoding endonuclease Q family protein, with amino-acid sequence MRIIADLHLHSKFSRATSRDMDVENLTKWCGLKGITLVGTGDFTHPVWLRELKAKLKPTGRGLFTHGAQHFMLTVEVSNIYPQGGRLRKIHNVILAPGFEVVDRINAVLARFGSLMADGRPTLSLPSDKLVEYVMEISPQCMIIPAHVWTPWFSLYGSNSGFDSLAECFGDQAKHIAAAETGLSSDPPMNWRLSELDSVTLVSNSDAHSPAKLGREANVLDCEMDYAEILRILRERDRSKFLFTIEFFPEEGKYHFDGHRSCQRRLSPQETTAAKGRCPSCGRPVTVGVMSRVEAIADRAPGGGAQDRVPFRNLIPLEEIIAEALGSQPGTGGVREEYFRLVHELGSEFGVLLDVPLEEVARHARPRIVDGLRRVREGRVVIRPGYDGVFGEIHIFEGADEESRVEQPAQTSLF